Sequence from the Candidatus Eisenbacteria bacterium genome:
GGGTGCGGTACGTGTCGGAGTTCCGCAGCGCCCGCGACCTGGGCCGGTCGGGGTCGCTGCTGGGGAGGATCGCGCGCGGGCTCGTCGGTGCACGGGGCTCGGGCGAGCTGGGGCTGGCCCGGCCCGCGGACGTATACGCCCCGGACAGCACGCAGGTGTTCGTGACCGACGCATCTGGAAGCAAGCTCTTCCTGTTCGACTACAACGATCGTTCCGTGCGGGTCCTCGGCACGGAGGGAGACGGAGCTCTCTCCAAGCCCATGGGGCTGGGCGGCGACCGCTCCGAGGTGTACGTCACCGATCCACCCTCCCGGCGCGTGGTGGTCTTCGACCTGGACGGCCATTTCCTGCGGGCATTCGGGGGGCCGGGTGCGCTTCTCAACCCGGTGGACGTGGCGGTGGACCCCGCGAGCCACAGGGCCTGGGTCGTGGACAGCTACCTCCACCAGGTGGTGGTGTTCGATTCCGCGGGCGTGGTGCTCCGGCGCATCGGGAAGACCGTGGCGGAGGCCACTACCAAGGAGAGCGAGTGGCGCAGCCCGGTTACCGGGCACGAGACGGGCGGTTCGGAGCGGGGATCACACGACGTGGTGGAGAATCGCGGTGGGGGCAATGGGGAATTCCTGTATCCCTGCTCGATCGCGCGATCCCCCGAAGGCCATTTCCACGTGGTGGACGGCCTGAACGGCCGCGTTCAGTCCTTTGACCAGGAGGGGACCTTCCTCTCCACCTTCGGACGCCTGGGGGACACCCCCGGCTCTCTGCCGCGCCCCAAGGGCATCGCCTGCGACTCCGACAGCAACATCTACCTGGTGGACGCGGCGTTCAACAACTTACAGATCTTCAATGGCCGCGGGGAATTGCTGCTCGCGGTGGGGGGACTGGGGCAGGCGGCGGGCCGATTCTGGCTGCCGCTGGGCCTGCACATAGACAGCAACGACCGGATCTACGTGGCCGACCGCTACAACGGCCGCGTTCAGATCCTCCAATACCTGCGTCCACACTCCGCCCTGGGCGGGGATCCCGTGGTGATGCAGGCCGCCCCAAGGACCCCGGTGAAGGAGGAGAAACATGAGTAGGCATGGCGCAACAGTAGTCCTGGTGGCATCGCTCCTGGGCGTGTCGGCGGGCATGGCCTCGGCTCAGCCTGGCGCCTGGCCGAACGGCACGTCGGTCGTGGAGACGCTGCACAACCTGTCCTATTCGGCGTCCAGCAATCGGTACGGCGCGAACTCGGTCCGGGACTACGGGGAGGTCTGCGTCTACTGCCACACCCCGCACGGCGGGCAGACCAGCGCCCCCCTGTGGAACCGCAACTTCTCCGTTTCCACGTACCAGATGTATGACCAGAGTCACAGCACCACCATTGACATGACCGTGGATCCGCAGCCGACCGGCGTGTCCATGGCCTGTCTCTCGTGCCACGATGGAACCGTGGGCCTGGACGTGATCACCAATGTGCCGAACAGCTACTCCGGCTCCGCCGCGGTGGGCACCACCATGCCCGCCGGGATGTTCAACCTGGGCACGGACCTCAGGAACGACCACCCGGTGTCCGTTTCCTATGACAACACGCTGGACACCAAGTTCAAGAGCTCGACTTCGGTCACCGCGGCTGGGCTGCAGCTCTACTCCGGCAAGGTCCAGTGCGCGAGCTGCCACAACCCCCACACGGCAGCCAACCGTCCGTTCCTGAGGGTCTCGAACGGGGGGAGCAATCTTTGCCTGACCTGCCACATCAAGTAAGACCCC
This genomic interval carries:
- a CDS encoding cytochrome c3 family protein, with product MSRHGATVVLVASLLGVSAGMASAQPGAWPNGTSVVETLHNLSYSASSNRYGANSVRDYGEVCVYCHTPHGGQTSAPLWNRNFSVSTYQMYDQSHSTTIDMTVDPQPTGVSMACLSCHDGTVGLDVITNVPNSYSGSAAVGTTMPAGMFNLGTDLRNDHPVSVSYDNTLDTKFKSSTSVTAAGLQLYSGKVQCASCHNPHTAANRPFLRVSNGGSNLCLTCHIK